CGTCAGCCCGCAACGACCATCGATCTCCGGCGTGATCTCGTCGGCCTCCTGCCCCGCCTTCGCCGCTTCGCGATCACGCTCGCGGGTGAGGTTGCTGTGGCCGATGAACTCGTTCAGGCCGTCTGTCAGCGCGCCATCGCCAAGGGTCATCAATGGAGCGGCGAGGGCCGGCTGGAAAGCTGGATCTACACGCTTGCCCGCCAGCAATGGACCGACGACAACCGCAAGCGCAAGCCGAAGGCTTCCGTCCGCGGCAACGTCACCGATATCCGCGAGGCCGCGCGCGAACGTTCGGCAGCGGTCGATCCCGACACCATCCATCACATGATTTCCGATATGCCGGATGGCGTTTCCAGCATGTTTCTGCTTGTCGACGTCGAAGGCCACAGCTATCAGCAGGCGGCCGATATCATGGGCACTCCGGTGGCAAACGTCGTCTCGCAGCTCGCCACCGCAAGACTGCAATTCGCCGGGCTTGCCGGCACCCACCCGATCCACAGGTTCTGAATTTGCTCGATCTTAGGAAATTGCCGCTCGAAGCCCAGCTCACCGCCCTTCTCGACGGCGAAGTCTCGCCCGAACAGCGGCACGAACTGGAGCAGCGTCTGGCAAGCGACGAGAATGCGCGCCGGCTGCATGAGCAGTTGCGCCACGGGGCTGATTTCGGCCGCCGCCGCCTGGACGATATCCTGAAGGAGCCGGTGCCGCTCGCCCTCGTCCGTTCCATCAAGAGCACGCAACTGCCGAAAACGTCGATCGCCCAGCGCGCTACGCGCCCGCAAGTGAAATTGGCGCCGAGCGGCCCGCAGGCGCTGGCCGCTGCCCTCATTCTCTTTGCCGTCGGTTGCGGTATCGGCTATTTCGTCGGCACCGCCCCGGATGCCGACGAAATTGCCACCACGGCCACCACCAATACGGCTCCGACCAATACCAACGACTGGCTCGGCGACGTCACCGCCTATCAGCGCCTGCTGATCCGCCAGCCCCGTCATCTCGTCGAAGTGCCTGCTTCGCAGGCCGAGGAAATCTCCAGCTGGCTGACGACCGCGATCGGCGTGCCTTTCCGCGTGCCGGATCTGAGCGCCGAAGCCTGGACCTTCCAGGGCGCGCGGGTCATCCTCGGCGACAGCCGCCCTGTCGGGCAGCTCGTCTATTCGAATACCGATGGCGACATCATCTCCATTTGCTTCCGCAAGGACGCGCAGCCGCCTGAGACCGACGACTTCAAGGAA
This Rhizobium brockwellii DNA region includes the following protein-coding sequences:
- a CDS encoding anti-sigma factor family protein; amino-acid sequence: MLDLRKLPLEAQLTALLDGEVSPEQRHELEQRLASDENARRLHEQLRHGADFGRRRLDDILKEPVPLALVRSIKSTQLPKTSIAQRATRPQVKLAPSGPQALAAALILFAVGCGIGYFVGTAPDADEIATTATTNTAPTNTNDWLGDVTAYQRLLIRQPRHLVEVPASQAEEISSWLTTAIGVPFRVPDLSAEAWTFQGARVILGDSRPVGQLVYSNTDGDIISICFRKDAQPPETDDFKETIKDEIGLVTWHNAGTSYVLAGPSAEATLGQLAIKIATAI
- a CDS encoding RNA polymerase sigma factor, producing MRQPATTIDLRRDLVGLLPRLRRFAITLAGEVAVADELVQAVCQRAIAKGHQWSGEGRLESWIYTLARQQWTDDNRKRKPKASVRGNVTDIREAARERSAAVDPDTIHHMISDMPDGVSSMFLLVDVEGHSYQQAADIMGTPVANVVSQLATARLQFAGLAGTHPIHRF